One genomic segment of Candidatus Woesearchaeota archaeon includes these proteins:
- a CDS encoding 2,3-bisphosphoglycerate-independent phosphoglycerate mutase, translated as MGPKSKVILVIRDGWGYNRRHSHNAIYEALTPNTDRLMKQYPNVLITANGEEVGLPKGYQGNSEVGHMTIGSGRVILQSMERINQSIKKGDFFNIPEFLEAIENCRKNNSKLHLMGLLQVEGVHAHIYHLFALLELCRKQNFRDVIVHVFTDGRDAPVTASIKHVKKLLRKLKAIGFGRIGILSGRYYAMDRDRRWDRTKKAFDCLVNGECQEEFDGIIEQLKKCHENDETDEFIMPRKQAGYEGVNKGDSIIFYNFRTDRTRQLTKAIVEEKFEGWERKALDVFYVAMTQYYAPMNARAAFKDQKFHNILGQVISDNGLKQLRISETEKYAHVTFFFNCQAEEPFKNEDRILINSPKVATYDLKPEMSVYEITDRLVSEIKKEKYDFIVTNLVNGDMVGHTGNADAVHKAVGAVDDCLGEITNKGIERGYTILVFADHGNAEDQTKAWGTSHTLNKVPFILVSGDADLRNARLEKNKGLKDIAPTVLRIMGIDKPEEMSGESLINR; from the coding sequence ATGGGACCTAAGAGCAAGGTAATCCTGGTGATAAGGGACGGCTGGGGCTACAACAGGAGGCACAGCCATAATGCCATCTATGAAGCTCTCACACCTAATACAGACAGGCTGATGAAGCAATACCCGAATGTCCTGATTACTGCAAACGGCGAAGAAGTGGGGCTGCCAAAAGGATATCAGGGAAACAGCGAGGTAGGGCATATGACTATCGGCTCGGGAAGGGTTATATTACAATCGATGGAGAGGATAAACCAATCTATAAAAAAAGGTGATTTTTTTAACATTCCTGAGTTCCTGGAAGCGATAGAAAACTGCAGGAAGAACAATTCCAAGCTGCATCTTATGGGCTTACTGCAGGTAGAGGGAGTACATGCACATATCTACCACTTATTTGCACTGCTGGAGCTGTGCAGGAAGCAGAATTTCAGAGACGTCATTGTTCATGTCTTTACGGACGGCAGGGATGCCCCTGTTACAGCGAGCATAAAGCACGTGAAAAAGCTTCTCAGAAAATTAAAGGCAATTGGCTTTGGCAGAATAGGAATTCTGAGCGGCAGATATTATGCCATGGACAGGGACAGGAGATGGGACAGGACAAAGAAGGCATTTGACTGCCTGGTTAACGGGGAATGCCAAGAGGAGTTCGATGGTATAATAGAGCAGCTGAAGAAATGCCATGAGAATGACGAAACTGATGAGTTTATCATGCCCAGAAAGCAGGCAGGGTATGAGGGCGTGAATAAAGGGGATTCGATAATCTTCTATAATTTCAGGACAGACAGGACAAGGCAGCTTACAAAAGCGATAGTGGAGGAAAAGTTTGAGGGCTGGGAAAGAAAAGCACTGGATGTCTTCTATGTAGCTATGACCCAATATTATGCTCCTATGAATGCGAGAGCTGCTTTCAAAGACCAGAAGTTCCATAATATCCTCGGGCAGGTTATCAGCGATAACGGTCTGAAACAATTAAGGATCAGCGAGACTGAGAAATATGCGCATGTCACTTTTTTTTTCAACTGCCAGGCTGAAGAGCCATTTAAGAACGAGGACAGAATATTAATCAATTCCCCTAAAGTTGCTACTTATGACCTAAAGCCTGAGATGAGCGTCTATGAAATCACAGACCGGCTTGTTTCGGAGATAAAAAAGGAAAAGTATGATTTTATTGTAACTAACTTAGTAAATGGGGACATGGTGGGCCATACAGGAAATGCGGATGCAGTCCATAAAGCTGTCGGGGCTGTTGATGATTGCTTAGGCGAGATAACCAACAAGGGGATCGAGCGCGGCTATACTATACTTGTGTTTGCAGACCACGGAAATGCGGAAGACCAGACAAAAGCATGGGGAACCAGCCATACCCTGAACAAGGTGCCTTTTATTTTAGTATCCGGTGATGCGGACTTGAGAAATGCCAGGCTGGAAAAGAACAAGGGGCTAAAGGACATAGCGCCTACTGTGCTGCGCATTATGGGCATTGATAAACCGGAAGAGATGAGCGGGGAAAGCCTGATCAACCGCTAG
- a CDS encoding ROK family protein translates to MLFKSIGKNFLISVIPKLIRYAKAFYMLIAEFFIMAVIGVDVGGHAIKAGIVTKKGTVLDKEVVLTEPEKGRETVVNNIINVIKDLLRIDKNISSIGIGVPGVVTRKGYISYTPNIPLANFDLGKAIRKKIRKKIIFGNDADNFALAKYHFGAGKSYETIVCLTLGTGIGSGIILKGKLFSKDGAPELGHMTIKYDGAKAKCCGNDGCIESYIGRKRFSRSPLEVYKKALAGNKQALKKFENYGKLLGVAISNFVNIFNPDAVILGGQMSNAYNLFRKTMEEEIKKRTIFKTRVVKSKMREAGMIGAAVLAF, encoded by the coding sequence ATGCTTTTTAAAAGTATCGGAAAGAATTTTTTAATTTCTGTTATCCCGAAACTAATCCGATATGCGAAAGCTTTTTATATGTTAATTGCGGAATTTTTTATAATGGCTGTAATAGGAGTAGATGTAGGCGGACATGCCATTAAGGCAGGAATAGTAACCAAAAAAGGCACTGTATTGGATAAGGAAGTGGTATTGACAGAGCCAGAGAAAGGCAGGGAAACCGTTGTAAACAATATAATAAACGTAATAAAAGACCTTCTCAGGATAGATAAGAACATCTCAAGCATAGGCATAGGTGTTCCGGGCGTTGTAACAAGAAAGGGATATATAAGCTACACCCCAAACATACCTTTGGCTAATTTTGATTTAGGGAAAGCTATCAGGAAAAAAATAAGGAAAAAAATCATCTTTGGCAATGATGCTGACAATTTTGCTTTGGCAAAGTATCATTTCGGTGCAGGCAAAAGCTATGAAACAATCGTATGCCTTACTCTTGGCACCGGAATAGGCTCAGGGATTATATTAAAAGGCAAATTATTTTCCAAGGACGGCGCTCCGGAGTTAGGCCATATGACAATAAAATATGATGGTGCAAAAGCAAAATGCTGCGGCAATGACGGCTGCATTGAATCATACATAGGCAGGAAGAGATTCTCCAGAAGCCCGCTCGAAGTGTATAAGAAAGCGCTGGCAGGGAATAAGCAGGCCCTGAAAAAATTTGAGAATTACGGCAAGCTGTTGGGAGTGGCTATTTCCAATTTCGTGAATATATTCAATCCTGATGCAGTTATACTGGGCGGCCAGATGAGCAACGCCTACAATCTGTTCAGGAAAACGATGGAAGAAGAGATTAAGAAAAGAACTATATTCAAGACACGCGTGGTAAAAAGCAAGATGAGGGAAGCAGGCATGATAGGGGCGGCTGTCCTTGCTTTCTAG
- a CDS encoding 50S ribosomal protein L1 produces the protein MDKTEVEKTLKLAKDSSNKRNFNQTVDLIINLKDIDLKKQDNRVNIFSQLHFDRGKRVKICGLLAPELMEQGREAFDNTISADDFPKYAEKKKIKKLARENDFFVAQANIMPKVAGAFGKTLGPRGKMPNPKAGCVVPPNANLKALAEKLQKTLNIRVDTSPVFQTFVGKEDTEENKVVDNVVTIYNALAHALPNDVHNIKDAYLKLTMGKPFKIGGEQEQGISESGQEKKTVPKEKEKKKSPEPAEKEKVEQDN, from the coding sequence ATGGACAAGACAGAAGTTGAAAAGACGCTAAAGCTAGCAAAGGATAGTTCTAATAAAAGGAATTTTAACCAGACAGTTGACCTTATAATCAACCTGAAGGATATCGACCTTAAGAAGCAGGATAACAGGGTTAATATTTTTTCTCAGCTTCATTTTGATAGGGGCAAGCGCGTAAAGATATGTGGCTTATTGGCTCCCGAACTGATGGAGCAGGGCAGGGAAGCATTTGATAATACAATATCCGCTGATGATTTTCCTAAATATGCAGAGAAGAAGAAAATAAAGAAACTGGCCAGGGAGAATGATTTTTTTGTTGCGCAGGCAAATATAATGCCTAAGGTTGCAGGCGCATTTGGAAAAACCCTGGGGCCAAGGGGCAAAATGCCAAATCCCAAAGCGGGCTGTGTTGTTCCCCCGAATGCCAACCTAAAGGCTCTGGCGGAAAAGCTCCAAAAAACACTGAATATAAGAGTTGACACCTCTCCTGTTTTCCAGACTTTTGTGGGAAAGGAAGACACTGAAGAAAATAAAGTTGTGGATAATGTTGTCACTATTTACAATGCCCTAGCCCATGCACTGCCAAACGATGTCCATAACATAAAGGATGCTTATCTCAAGCTTACAATGGGAAAGCCATTTAAAATCGGCGGAGAGCAGGAGCAAGGCATCAGCGAGAGCGGGCAGGAAAAGAAAACCGTGCCTAAGGAGAAAGAGAAGAAGAAAAGCCCTGAGCCTGCGGAAAAGGAAAAAGTTGAGCAGGATAATTAA
- a CDS encoding 50S ribosomal protein L10, whose protein sequence is MAQKYKKDVVEKLVRLFKEYPIVGTVNMEDLPAPALQKMRAKLRGKADLFMTKRRLMKIAFEGVKDKIKGISELVGHLKGMPALLFTKENPFKIYKIIKQAKSPAPAKAGQTAPKDIEVKAGPTSFMPGPIIGELGSIGIKTSVEQGKIAIKEDTVVVKEGEEIGAKAAELLTRLGIEPMEVGLDITAVYENGVIYDRNLLDIDDDKFKSDMEHAALWARNLAVEIAFPTKDTTHILIAKAFRESKALALGADIMADAVAEELVAKAERQMHCLKNIADIGSFKDKPGKKPDAEPEKKEEQDKEQEKKEEPKEKNEENNAQAEKSAKE, encoded by the coding sequence ATGGCACAGAAATATAAGAAGGATGTTGTAGAAAAGCTGGTCAGGCTGTTTAAAGAATATCCTATTGTAGGCACTGTAAATATGGAAGACCTTCCTGCGCCTGCCCTTCAGAAGATGAGAGCGAAGCTAAGGGGCAAGGCAGACTTATTCATGACAAAGAGAAGGCTGATGAAGATTGCTTTCGAAGGGGTCAAGGATAAAATCAAGGGCATTTCAGAGCTGGTCGGGCATCTCAAGGGAATGCCTGCACTGCTTTTTACCAAGGAAAACCCCTTTAAGATATATAAGATAATCAAGCAGGCAAAATCCCCTGCCCCTGCCAAGGCAGGACAGACTGCGCCAAAGGATATCGAAGTCAAAGCAGGACCCACTTCTTTTATGCCCGGTCCGATAATAGGCGAACTTGGCTCTATAGGGATTAAGACGTCTGTGGAGCAGGGAAAGATTGCCATAAAAGAAGACACAGTGGTTGTGAAGGAAGGAGAGGAGATAGGGGCCAAAGCAGCAGAGCTGTTGACAAGGCTTGGGATAGAGCCTATGGAAGTGGGGCTGGACATAACTGCAGTGTATGAGAATGGGGTAATTTATGACAGGAATTTACTTGACATTGATGACGACAAATTTAAATCGGATATGGAACATGCTGCTTTATGGGCAAGAAACCTTGCTGTTGAGATTGCCTTCCCAACAAAGGATACAACCCATATCCTGATTGCGAAAGCATTCAGGGAGTCCAAAGCTCTTGCTTTAGGGGCAGACATCATGGCGGATGCTGTTGCTGAAGAGCTGGTTGCAAAGGCTGAGAGACAGATGCACTGCTTAAAGAACATTGCTGATATTGGCTCTTTTAAAGACAAGCCCGGAAAAAAACCCGATGCTGAGCCTGAGAAGAAGGAAGAGCAGGATAAAGAGCAGGAAAAGAAAGAAGAGCCGAAAGAGAAAAATGAGGAAAATAATGCTCAGGCGGAGAAATCCGCTAAGGAATAA
- a CDS encoding 50S ribosomal protein P1 gives MEYIYAAMLIHKAGGKVDEATVKKVMEAAGANVDEARIKALVASLEGVNIDEAIEKASAAVAAPAAAAPAEAGAEAKKEEKGEEKKKSAEEEKKSEEQAAAGLGSLFG, from the coding sequence ATGGAATACATATATGCTGCAATGTTGATCCACAAAGCTGGCGGCAAAGTAGATGAAGCTACGGTAAAGAAAGTAATGGAAGCTGCCGGAGCTAATGTAGACGAGGCCAGGATTAAAGCACTGGTAGCCAGCCTTGAAGGAGTTAATATTGATGAAGCTATAGAGAAAGCAAGCGCTGCTGTTGCTGCTCCTGCGGCTGCTGCCCCTGCTGAAGCCGGTGCAGAAGCCAAGAAAGAGGAGAAGGGCGAAGAAAAGAAGAAGTCTGCCGAGGAGGAAAAGAAGTCCGAAGAGCAGGCTGCTGCGGGGCTTGGCTCATTATTTGGCTAA
- a CDS encoding FAD:protein FMN transferase produces the protein MKKALLCLLILFIACTPRLYEVKETRELMGTFVTITVHHPSKDAGNKAISAAFDEILRIENLLSNYKNTSEVSILNKNKIIENPSEDLIKNIRKSFFYGELSDGHFDITVQPMLDLYKESFQLKNRPPTAKEIEETLEKISYKEIKIENRKIAVGNSQKITLGGIAKGYAVDRAVEILKKHNIKNALVNAGGDMRAIGRKYGSAGWSVALANPRNKDEYIEIIPISDKAIVTSGDYERFFNKNKSFHHIINPNTGYSASELISVTIIANNAFDADALSTSVFVLGKEKGLELIENLNNTEGLIITKEREIIKSTGFSLKSGRENFQFYLRNT, from the coding sequence ATGAAAAAAGCATTGCTTTGTCTGTTAATTCTATTTATAGCATGCACTCCAAGGCTTTATGAGGTTAAGGAAACAAGGGAGCTGATGGGAACCTTTGTCACAATTACTGTTCACCATCCAAGCAAGGATGCAGGCAATAAGGCAATAAGCGCGGCATTCGATGAGATATTAAGGATAGAAAATTTGCTCAGTAATTATAAGAACACGTCGGAAGTGTCAATCCTGAATAAAAATAAGATTATAGAAAATCCGTCCGAAGATTTGATAAAGAATATAAGAAAATCATTTTTTTACGGGGAATTGAGCGATGGCCATTTCGACATTACAGTCCAGCCTATGCTGGACTTATACAAAGAAAGCTTTCAGTTGAAAAACCGCCCGCCAACAGCCAAAGAAATAGAAGAAACGCTGGAAAAAATAAGCTACAAAGAAATAAAGATTGAAAACAGAAAAATTGCTGTCGGAAATTCTCAGAAGATAACCCTGGGAGGCATCGCAAAGGGCTATGCTGTCGACAGGGCAGTAGAAATCCTAAAAAAACACAACATAAAAAACGCTTTGGTAAATGCCGGGGGGGATATGCGTGCAATAGGCAGAAAATACGGCTCTGCCGGCTGGTCGGTCGCCCTGGCAAATCCGAGAAACAAAGATGAATACATAGAGATTATCCCAATATCAGATAAGGCGATCGTAACAAGTGGGGATTATGAAAGATTCTTCAACAAAAACAAATCATTTCACCATATCATTAATCCAAATACAGGCTATTCTGCTTCTGAGTTGATATCAGTTACAATAATAGCAAACAATGCCTTTGATGCAGATGCGCTCTCAACCTCTGTATTTGTATTGGGAAAAGAAAAGGGATTAGAATTGATTGAAAATTTAAATAACACAGAAGGATTAATTATAACAAAAGAAAGAGAGATAATAAAGAGTACTGGATTTTCGTTAAAATCGGGAAGGGAAAATTTTCAATTTTATTTGAGAAATACATGA
- a CDS encoding HIT domain-containing protein — MAECIFCKIAFGEISSNKIYEDDKTFAFLDIAPVSKGHALVIPKQHAEKVYEMSNESAEALIKAVQKVGLALEKTFNCDFNVLNNNGELAGQEVRHVHFHIIPRTGEEEFRFNWPSKKYAGGEDRKILERIKGNL, encoded by the coding sequence ATGGCAGAATGCATTTTTTGTAAGATTGCTTTTGGGGAAATATCAAGCAATAAGATCTATGAGGACGACAAAACATTTGCGTTTCTTGATATCGCCCCGGTTAGCAAAGGGCATGCATTGGTCATACCTAAACAGCATGCCGAGAAAGTGTATGAGATGAGCAATGAATCAGCTGAAGCTCTGATTAAAGCAGTTCAGAAAGTAGGGTTAGCGCTTGAAAAGACTTTCAACTGCGATTTCAATGTCCTGAACAATAACGGCGAGCTGGCCGGACAGGAAGTAAGGCACGTGCATTTTCATATCATACCCCGCACAGGCGAGGAAGAGTTCAGGTTTAACTGGCCTTCGAAGAAGTATGCAGGAGGAGAGGACAGGAAGATATTGGAGAGGATAAAGGGGAATTTGTAG